One Aegilops tauschii subsp. strangulata cultivar AL8/78 chromosome 2, Aet v6.0, whole genome shotgun sequence genomic window, CCGTTGGAGTTCGGTACGATATATTACGGCTATTGACTACCTATATTTGATGAGCTCCTCTCTCTCCGCCGGGTACGTACGTGGTATTATCATATCATCGAGTCGATTTTCGGTTTTGCCTTCCATGTAAATCATCGGGTTGCCATATATTCCCGGCCGATAGATGGAATGATTGGATTTTGAGACCAGACCACAAGGCACGGTATGGAAAGCCAAAATCAAGGCAAGTGATTTGCGCCCCTCCATATAGCGCGTTGGGAAGTACGTCCCGAGCACGCACGGCACAATGCCTCGTTTCACCCTCAGCAGCCACTCGGGGTCGAACCTGCCGTCGTCGTGCACCGTGTTTAAGACAGAGGCCACGACTCGTCTCTTCACCGTCGCCCGCTACTCGCAATGTGCGCGGAAGCTTGCCGGCTCCGTGCTTGAGTTCGACAGGTTCCGCCTTGGCGACCGCGCTACCGCCTCAAGGTGTACCCCGCGGGCTTGGATGAGGAGTCGGCAGGCTTCGTCGCTGTTCTCGTCACCATGGAAGACCACTGGGACTCGTTCTTATTCGGCGGGGCCGCCAGGACGATCTTCATAGAGATCCTGGACAAGGACGGGGAGCGCGCCGTCTTCGACAACAACACGGCCAGGTCGGAGCAGACGCTGCTCCACCACAACCGCAGCAAGGGCTACGTCCGGTTCGTCCCGAGGAGGGACCTGGATGAGTCGACGTGCGTCCGCGACGACGATTCCTTCACCGTCCAGTGCACGCTGTCCAGGGACGTGGAGGTGACCACCAAGCTCACATATCCAAGACCCACCCCCAAGGCCTGTTGAGAATACGATGAtgttttattattttatttgaGTTGAGAATACAATTTTGATGGTTAACTGCAAAGTAATACCTCTGGTCAGTAATAGTTGCTCATAATTGATAAGAAATATATTCAGAAATGATATCGCTAAATCTCAGTCTCAGTCGATACTGTATCATCCATGAGATTTTACGTGGACATTCGGGTGAATTTttcatttttgttttgtttttttaatGTTATCTGTATATAAACGTGGTTCATCACTTGACTAGGACTTGATTAGTCTCAATCGGCTCAGATCTAGCCACAACCATTAATGTGTTTTCCTAAGTCTAGGATGACTAATTTTTTGAAAATATGTAGAGTGATTTTTTAGTTGAAAATGTGGACAAGTTTTAATAGGAAAAAGTGTAGTGAATGTACTATTTGCTAATTTTCAAATCCATTTAAGTATGTGTTTTGTTATAGATGACATGTTAAAGTGTCCCATAATGAAATTTTACACATTCATAAAATAcatctatgtgtgtgtgtgcgcccGCGTGTGTATGTGAAATTGTTTTCAGAAGTTCTTGACACTTCATAATAAGTAGATTTCGTCAAAACAGGGCTAGCTGCATGGACTGAACACGAAAACATATTTCTGTCATTGTCGTGAAGGagctttatttttattttttaaatttACTTGAATTTAATAATATATCActcaataattattttacgcATTGTTATTTTGCAATACATCCACGATGATGTAATGTGGTCCTTTGTTCTGCTTAATTCATAGGCTGAAAGCTTCATTTTGCCAATTTTAATCATGTTAAATCTCTAAATAAATACCATTTGCCATCTAAGATGAAAATTGTAACCTTTTGTTTTTGAAACTTGAAGCTAGCATATTATTTAGTTGTGCCGTGGGATTCAGCCAATTGGGAGCTTGTAATTTTAGAGGAGAaagttttttatttatttagagaGGAGAATTAGGAGTTGAAATGCGGCTGTATCATTCGATTTACATCTAGAAGATTTGTGAATTGTGAAGATGGTCTACGtcttttttttagggaaaagaTGTTCTACGTCTTGTAGGTAGACCGCgtcgatattggagcagacggcAATGGCTCCATGAGGACGCGTGAAAAGGTCAAAGAGCACAGCCCGGTCTTCAGATGTTCAGTATGACCAAGTACATACCAGCTGCCTAGCTTGTGTTCCCACGTAGAACATTCAAAGTCTGGGCATATTTCCACCTACCACACATGTTTCATCAACTGACCTGGGTATAGCCTGTACTGTATATATACCCAGCACAAGCACTTACGGAAGCAAGTCAAGCAACACAATCTCAGCTTGAGGATCAACACAGCACCGGGCTTACACTTCCTCTGCTAGCTCTCGTTGCCTTCCTTCAAGTTCCAACTGCAATGGCTGCCATGAGACTCAGCCTCCTCATCATGGCCGTGATGGCCGTCCTAAGCACCACGTCGGCGGCAAGCTACAACGTTGGCGAGCCGGGCGGTGCGTGGGACCTCAACACCAACTACGGCACCTGGGCGTCCTCCAGGAAGTTCCAACCCAGCGATCAGATCGTCTTCAAGTACTCCCCTCAGGCGCACAACGTCCTTGAGGTTAGCAAGGCCGACTACGACTCGTGCAGCACCGTCAACCCTATTGCGACCCTCAACTCAGGGAACGACATCGTCACCCTCACCGCCGTTGGCACCCGCTACTTCATTTGTGGGTTCCCTGGCCACTGCACTGGTGGCATGAAGGTCAAGATCGACGGCGTGCCTGGCTCCTCCTCGCCATCACCCGCCCCGGCCAGTGGCCCCAATGCAAGCAACGCTCCTCCAACCACGCCTGTCTCTACCGCCACCTCCGTGAAGGCCACGGGGTTTGGCTTCGCCATCCTGCTTGCCTTTGTCGGTTTCATGGCTTGAGTACATCTGTATAGCCCCACGCACATACCTAATTTATGTAAAGTCAAATAATCATTCCTAGTAAATATATGTGTGTATATTCCACTAATTGGATACACGACTTTGAGTTTCTTTTAATTCATTTTTGTTGAGAACGAAGAGCCGAGTGAATCAGCTCCTCTGTTGAGCGACATGTACTATGATTAAGTCAGGGAAGGTGCGTTTTGGTTGATTAGTAATACCAGTAATCGTGTACGTGCACGTCTAGTTTGATAGTAATATAATTTCCTTGATTAATATTGATAGTAAGATTAATATTCTCTTTAATGTAACTAATGTCGTTTTACAAATTACGATCAATGCAATTAACATGTTTCCAAATTATTCATGATGTGATGGATACATCGGTGAAGCAGCGTGTGACGTTGCATATAGGTTGCCCGATTGCTCGGATCATCTGGATTCACCAAGCTCATGCAATACATTTTTTTCTCAGTTCATATTGAAGCAACGAATAATCTTAATTTTTTTCCTAGGGTATCTTAATTTGATTTTACCTATGACTGATGATCTATTTCGTTGTCTGTCAAGAAACAATAAGGATTAGAACTCACACATCTGTGTGTTGCTAGCAATCAGTTAATCAATTGACTCATTGGCGTGTGATCACGCTTGGGCAGCACCACTGTTGTAAAAACAGTGTGTGTATAATATGAAGGTCTGCCGGGTGACATTCTATTAGTCTTCTCTCTCCAGTGTATTTTGAGTTTTCTGGAATTCCAAAATTTGTTGAAGTCCAAAGTTTCAGATTTTCATAGAATTGAAAATTTTCTGAGCATGCAATTTGTTGAAGTTGAAATTTTTGAAATTTTAGCCATAGTTCAAACTTCCAAAAGTTTGAAAAATTGGAAGTTTTAAATCCCATAAAAATTACTTGGGCCTGTTATATTTCTCAAACTATATAATATACTTTCTGAAAGTTACCAAAAAGAGAACTTTTACTTGTAGCATACTTTCTAGAAAGGGAAAACACTAGTTAGAAAGTGAACACCGTGGAGTCATCTGACCGTGACACAAGGGCGGTGGCGTGGTACACTAGACACAGATTCACAGGCCTAGGTCACCAAAGGACTATATTAGCCTGTTGAGGTGTGTTTGATTCGAGAGCGAAGTGTAATAGAATGTCATGCATCCATTCCACTGTAATGGGTCGGTTCTGTCTTGTATTCGGTATGAATAATTCGAAGGATGACTATTACATAGGCTTGCTAGCTAGAGACCGCTGCCTTCCTCCCGTTTTTTCGTTTTATATATTCTTTGGGGTGTGTGACTAAAAGAAACTAGTTACAGAAGGAGTGGTGATGTCATATCCACATATGGTGCTTGTAATCTTCTTGATGACCATCCTCGTATTAATGTCTCGTTGTGCGTACATCCATCTTGCACTTGCACTAACTTCTTGATGATAATCACCACTTAGTGTTGGCACTTCCTATATAGCGCGTAGGTCGCTGGCAAGCAACATACCGCGTAgcacccctccccctccctcacgTGCTGCTGTTTCTACGGGCCGGCCGATTTCAGGATTTCACCCCCAACCGGTTTTGGGAAGGTTCTATATCCTTCCCTGAACcgggttttctctttttttattttttttttctttcggtttttcctttcttttccatttttcattttttttcattttcatctttgatcctttttctgttttctttttgttttttcttttcttttcggtTTTACTATTTTCATCTTTAATCTTCTTTTTTACATTTGCGAAAATAATTAAATTCATGAATTTCTTAaaattttgtgaacttttttgGAAATGATGACAATTTTTAAATACTTGAACATTTTTATTGTTATTGTGGTTTTGTTTTTACAAATTAATTACATTCTCTTAAATCATGAACGATTTTTGAgaccatgaacattttttaaaactcaCAAATGTTTTTTAGAAATCATAAATATTTTATAAATTCATGAATATTATTTATAAATTTGTGAAAATTCTTTTACATCATGAACATGTTTTctaatttgtgaacatttttctagaAAGCATGAACGTTTTTTTGCATCATTAACATTCTTTAAATTCAGGACTAATTttttaaatcatgaacatttttgaattcgtgaacattttttaaaattcatgaacattttttaacaaattcatgaacattttttgaattccgAAGCATTTATTTAAATCATTATTTTTTATTCAAAATTagcaaaaaattcagaaatttataactttttaatatcCCAATTTATTAAAATatgaaaagaagaaaaaaaacaggCAGTGTCCCGGCCGCACATGGGCTGGCCCAGAAGGGGGTGTGCGCTCGCTTCGGTCGCCGTATATGAGGTCTCCTTAGGGTCATCATCACATAGTCTAGTTGATATCTCTTTTTGACACAAGCCCATGAGAAACACCTGGGGGGATTCAAGGCAGTTTCAGGGCATTTCCTATTTAGCGCCACAGGCGCCGGTTTTAGTTGTTTCACCAAACCGGCGCCTGCAGCACTCCCGCGATGGGCCAGCCCATGTAGGGTTTCTTCTCTGTGTTTTAATTCCGCAAAAGGAAATAGACACAAGCCCATGAGAAACACCTGGGGGGATTCAAGGCAGTTTTCAGGGCATTTCCTATTTAGCGCCACAGGCGCCGGTTTTAGTTGTTTCACCAAACCGGCGCCTGCAGCACTCCCGCGATGGGCCAGCCCATGTAGGGTTTCTTCTCTGTGTTTTAATTCCGCAAAAAGAAATGGACGCTCTTGTGGTGATTCGAACCCGCGCACCTCTGACCAATTTTTGCTGGAGTAACCACTGCGCCACCCTACCGGGATTTGTTCAATGAGAACTTTCTCTCTTATTTGTTATATATTCTCCCGTTTACCTAGTttccttcctttttcttttttcttttttttaatttttcgttttcctttttttccttttccgttttctgttttctttttcatCCTGGTTCATTGAATTGTTTGCAAATACATGAACTTTTTCTTTTGAAATTCGATGAAAATTTTCGAATTTGTGAACTTATTTTCAAGTTCGGTGAACTGTTTTTCAAATTTGGTGAACTTTTTTGCAAACCGATGAACTTTTTATCaatttcgatgaactttttttttaaATCATTGACTTTTTTCGAGGTAGATGAACTagttttcaaattcaatgaacttttttcaagaTTGATGAACTTATTTTCAAAGAACCAAAAGTTTATGtttaaattcaatgaactttttcaaattcaatgaaccttttgaaattcaatgaactttttcgaATTTTTTGTGAACTATTTTTCAttattgatgaacttttttcagaaTCATTGAACTTTTATTGAATAGGGCAAAGTGTTTCTGCATGTTCATAAACTTTTCCCGAAATCTGTGAAGTTTCAGTTTCTTTAAAGGAAATCATGTAACAGCGGCTTTAATAGCTTTTAAAGGTTTCGTGCTGCACTTAATCATGTCTAACCGCATGGCCGAGTGGTTAGCTGAACACCTGACGGTGCGCTGGTCGTGAGTTCGATTCCCCTCTGAGCCGCTATTTTATGGAAGTGTTCGCGCTTTTTTTGTGCGTTGCCCCttcgtgggccggcccaccccgcggcCGCATCTCCTAGTCGGCGCTGTAAGCGCCGATTCGCGCCGCTGGCGCCTGCACGGAcgcgaactgggccggcccaggaaACGCAGCGAGGCACACCTAGGTAGGTTGTTGGATCGCAaaaaagtaacgtagaacagggaTTCGATCTCTGGTCGCCTGTGCGGTAACATTCGAACCCTACCACCTCCCTATGCTTTTCATTTGGAGAATAAATAACCTTACTATATACACAGCCTATTATGCTTATTATTTTATGATGaaatgaaatgaaaaaaaaaagaaaaatgaatGCACAATATAAAAAACGTGAATTTCCTACAAACTGACAATAAAATCGTGAATTTGAGAGAACTTCGcaaatttttaaaaagttcacaAAAATTAGGATAAAGTTCATGGAATTTCGAAAAAAGTTCACattttttgaaaaagttcatcaattttgaaaataGTTCACCGATTTTGAACAAAAGGTTCACCAActtaaaaaagttcattgattttgaataAAAAAATTTCCTCAAATTTGAAAAAACAGTTCACTGATTTTAAAAAAAGTT contains:
- the LOC109733749 gene encoding mavicyanin-like, whose translation is MAAMRLSLLIMAVMAVLSTTSAASYNVGEPGGAWDLNTNYGTWASSRKFQPSDQIVFKYSPQAHNVLEVSKADYDSCSTVNPIATLNSGNDIVTLTAVGTRYFICGFPGHCTGGMKVKIDGVPGSSSPSPAPASGPNASNAPPTTPVSTATSVKATGFGFAILLAFVGFMA